The following coding sequences lie in one Clostridia bacterium genomic window:
- a CDS encoding ParB/RepB/Spo0J family partition protein has protein sequence MAKLTGLGKGLDALFAENTVDESACELVNIDDISPNREQPRRAFDEESLAELADSIKQRGILQPLILQPTALDGYVIIAGERRWRAARMAGLTKVPAMIRRPDAQEAAVIALIENLQREDLNPVETAEGCRKLMDEHGLTQEALASELGKPRSAIANLLRILSLPADVLDLLRADKLSLGHAKALAALPAAQASALAARCAAEGLSVRACEELAKAAGKPAKKPAPKAVSRTALIVESEKVLKEKLGRRVTISGSDKKGKLTVDYCGEGDLIDLVNRLSGNGDDRR, from the coding sequence ATGGCTAAACTTACCGGACTCGGCAAGGGGCTCGACGCGCTCTTCGCCGAAAATACCGTTGACGAAAGCGCCTGCGAGCTGGTGAATATCGACGACATATCCCCCAACCGCGAACAGCCGCGCCGCGCCTTCGACGAGGAATCCCTCGCGGAGCTCGCGGACTCGATAAAGCAGCGCGGGATACTCCAGCCGCTGATCCTTCAGCCGACAGCGCTCGACGGCTACGTCATAATCGCGGGCGAACGCCGCTGGCGCGCCGCGCGTATGGCGGGGCTCACGAAGGTGCCGGCGATGATCCGCCGTCCCGACGCGCAGGAAGCCGCCGTCATCGCCCTTATCGAAAACCTGCAGCGCGAGGATCTCAACCCCGTTGAGACCGCCGAGGGCTGCCGCAAGCTCATGGACGAACACGGGCTGACACAGGAGGCGCTCGCCTCCGAGCTCGGCAAGCCAAGAAGCGCGATCGCGAACCTGCTCCGCATACTCTCCCTTCCCGCCGACGTGCTCGACCTTCTCCGCGCGGACAAGCTTTCGCTCGGTCACGCCAAGGCGCTCGCCGCGCTGCCGGCCGCGCAGGCCTCCGCGCTCGCCGCGCGCTGCGCCGCGGAGGGACTTTCTGTCCGCGCCTGCGAAGAGCTGGCGAAGGCCGCCGGCAAGCCCGCGAAGAAGCCGGCGCCGAAGGCCGTTTCGCGCACCGCGCTGATAGTCGAATCCGAAAAAGTGCTGAAGGAAAAACTCGGCCGCAGGGTAACCATAAGCGGCAGCGATAAAAAAGGCAAGCTCACCGTCGATTACTGCGGCGAGGGCGATCTGATTGACCTCGTCAACCGCCTTTCCGGAAACGGAGATGATCGCAGATGA
- a CDS encoding ParA family protein, producing MGRIIAVANQKGGVGKTTTSVNLAAALALCGKKTLLADIDPQGHATVSCGIGKKELSATIYDVLIGGAKVADTIIRTENGKPDLLPATVDLAGAELELAGLEKRDSRLRDALNLVRGDYDYIIIDSPPALGLLNLNGLVAADAVLVPLQTEFFALDGLSQLMATIRLVRRGPNPSLDLEGVLLTMYNSQLNLTNQVAAEVKKFFPRKVFRTVIPRTVRLSEAPGFGKNIFEYDRSSKGALAYMELAKEIIANDR from the coding sequence CCGTCAATCTCGCCGCCGCGCTTGCGCTCTGCGGCAAAAAGACTCTGCTCGCCGACATCGACCCGCAGGGACACGCCACCGTCAGCTGCGGAATAGGCAAAAAGGAGCTTTCCGCGACGATCTATGACGTGCTCATCGGCGGCGCCAAGGTCGCCGACACCATAATCCGCACGGAAAACGGCAAACCCGATCTGCTGCCCGCCACCGTCGACCTCGCGGGCGCGGAGCTCGAGCTCGCCGGACTTGAAAAACGCGATTCACGCCTGCGCGACGCGCTCAACCTCGTCCGCGGCGATTACGACTATATCATCATCGATTCTCCGCCCGCGCTCGGCCTGCTCAACCTCAACGGGCTCGTCGCGGCGGACGCGGTGCTCGTGCCGCTCCAGACGGAGTTTTTCGCGCTGGACGGGCTTTCGCAGCTTATGGCGACGATACGCCTCGTGCGGCGCGGCCCCAACCCTTCGCTCGACCTCGAGGGCGTGCTGCTGACGATGTATAACAGTCAGCTCAACCTCACGAACCAGGTCGCCGCAGAGGTCAAGAAGTTCTTCCCGCGCAAGGTGTTCAGGACGGTCATCCCGCGCACCGTGCGGCTCAGCGAAGCGCCCGGCTTCGGCAAAAACATCTTCGAGTACGACCGCAGCTCCAAGGGTGCGCTCGCCTATATGGAGCTGGCGAAAGAGATAATCGCGAACGACAGGTAG
- a CDS encoding ribosome maturation factor RimP produces MANIKEKVLPLAQKAAADCGVELWDLEFVREGGEYYLRLYIDSPEGIGIDDCEAVSRAIDPMLDEADPIEQSYNLEVSSPGIFRELKTPEHYAASVGMNVRAKLYTALGGGKELIGTLDSFDADGFVIGGTAVPKSAVASLRRHEELDF; encoded by the coding sequence ATGGCGAATATCAAGGAAAAGGTGCTCCCGCTGGCGCAGAAGGCCGCCGCCGACTGCGGAGTCGAGCTGTGGGATCTCGAGTTCGTCCGCGAGGGCGGCGAATACTATCTGCGGCTCTATATCGACAGTCCGGAAGGCATCGGCATCGACGACTGCGAAGCCGTCAGCCGCGCCATCGACCCGATGCTCGACGAGGCCGATCCCATCGAGCAGTCCTACAACCTCGAGGTTTCTTCGCCCGGCATCTTCCGCGAGCTGAAAACGCCGGAGCATTACGCCGCTTCCGTCGGAATGAACGTCCGCGCGAAGCTCTACACCGCCCTGGGCGGCGGCAAGGAGCTGATCGGCACGCTCGATTCCTTCGACGCCGACGGCTTCGTCATCGGCGGTACCGCGGTGCCGAAAAGCGCCGTCGCCTCCCTGCGCCGGCACGAGGAGCTGGATTTTTAG